The Paracoccus sp. MA genome contains a region encoding:
- a CDS encoding carboxymuconolactone decarboxylase family protein, whose product MSYKTKIDGMRGELRVMNKAIPEAMQGFGVLSKAVHDGGALDLRTKEMVALGMAVVQRCEPCILFHVEALMKAGASREELAEVLAMAIQMSGGPGMMYAGHALACWDELAAG is encoded by the coding sequence ATGAGCTACAAGACCAAGATCGACGGAATGCGGGGCGAGTTGCGGGTGATGAACAAGGCCATCCCCGAGGCGATGCAGGGATTCGGCGTGCTGTCGAAGGCGGTGCATGACGGCGGCGCGCTGGACCTCAGGACCAAGGAGATGGTCGCGCTCGGCATGGCCGTCGTGCAGCGTTGCGAGCCCTGCATCCTGTTCCATGTCGAGGCGTTGATGAAGGCCGGCGCCAGCCGCGAGGAACTGGCCGAGGTGCTGGCCATGGCGATCCAGATGAGCGGCGGGCCGGGCATGATGTATGCCGGCCACGCGCTGGCCTGCTGGGACGAGCTGGCGGCGGGCTGA
- a CDS encoding alpha-D-ribose 1-methylphosphonate 5-triphosphate diphosphatase, with the protein MTRTILANARLILPETVTTGAVVIEDGAVAEILPGAAVPAGALDMGGDFLAPGMVELHTDNLERHMRPRPGVNWPHAGAILAHDAELAGCGITTVFDAMRVGSIPNEGPDEDYDKYARELAHELAAIRARGVLRISHFLHLRAEVCSQTLLAELDEFGPEDRVGIISLMDHTPGQRQFRDIAKLAQYVQGKYKLSDAEFADHVARLKALRTRFGDAHEAAAVEIAHRLGAVLASHDDTTAEHVAVSAGHGVRLAEFPTTPEAATACHAHGIMVMMGAPNLIRGGSHSGNVSAADLARAGHLDILSSDYVPSALLAGALILARIWDDLPRAMATVTANPAQAAGLVDRGRIAPGLRADLIRFAMMDDTPVMRETWVRGRRV; encoded by the coding sequence ATGACCCGAACCATCCTCGCCAATGCCCGCCTGATCCTGCCCGAAACCGTGACGACCGGGGCCGTGGTGATCGAGGACGGCGCCGTCGCCGAGATCCTGCCGGGCGCGGCCGTCCCCGCCGGCGCCCTGGACATGGGCGGCGACTTCCTCGCCCCCGGCATGGTCGAGCTGCATACCGACAACCTGGAGCGCCACATGCGCCCGCGCCCGGGCGTGAACTGGCCCCATGCCGGCGCCATCCTGGCGCATGACGCGGAACTGGCGGGCTGCGGCATCACCACCGTCTTCGACGCCATGCGCGTGGGCTCGATCCCGAACGAGGGGCCGGACGAGGATTACGACAAATATGCCCGCGAGCTGGCGCATGAACTGGCCGCCATCCGTGCCCGCGGCGTGCTGCGCATCAGCCATTTCCTGCATCTGCGCGCCGAGGTCTGCTCGCAGACCCTGCTGGCCGAGCTGGACGAGTTCGGCCCCGAAGACCGGGTCGGGATCATCAGCCTGATGGACCACACCCCGGGCCAGCGCCAGTTCCGCGACATCGCCAAGCTCGCGCAATACGTGCAGGGGAAATACAAGCTTTCCGACGCGGAATTCGCCGATCACGTCGCCCGGCTGAAGGCCCTGCGCACCCGGTTCGGCGATGCGCATGAGGCGGCGGCGGTCGAGATCGCGCATCGGCTGGGCGCGGTGCTGGCCAGCCATGACGACACCACCGCCGAACATGTAGCGGTCTCGGCCGGCCACGGCGTGCGTCTGGCCGAGTTCCCGACCACGCCCGAGGCGGCGACAGCCTGTCACGCCCATGGCATCATGGTGATGATGGGGGCGCCGAACCTGATCCGCGGCGGCAGCCATTCCGGCAATGTCTCGGCCGCCGATCTGGCGCGGGCCGGGCATCTGGATATCCTCAGCTCGGATTACGTGCCCTCGGCCCTGCTGGCCGGGGCGCTGATCCTGGCGCGGATCTGGGACGACCTGCCGCGCGCCATGGCGACGGTCACCGCCAATCCGGCCCAGGCGGCGGGGCTGGTGGATCGCGGCCGGATCGCGCCGGGGCTGCGCGCCGACCTGATCCGCTTCGCGATGATGGACGACACCCCGGTGATGCGCGAGACCTGGGTGCGCGGTCGCCGCGTCTGA
- a CDS encoding entericidin A/B family lipoprotein — translation MRRILTIGLLMAGMAVAGCETMQGAGRDMQTAGQLLSEQAANSQVQMGQDPYAAPPVTAAPAPY, via the coding sequence ATGCGTCGGATTCTGACGATCGGTTTGCTGATGGCAGGGATGGCGGTCGCAGGCTGCGAGACCATGCAGGGCGCGGGGCGCGACATGCAGACCGCCGGGCAACTGCTGAGCGAGCAGGCTGCCAACAGCCAGGTGCAGATGGGACAGGACCCCTATGCGGCGCCGCCGGTGACAGCGGCACCCGCGCCCTACTGA
- a CDS encoding DMT family transporter, giving the protein MVTENFRGAILMVVSMVLFAFEDMFIKLLAAELPYAQVLGLIGLLGFLAFGAMLKLRGGRLFTRDLIRPIVLFRGLMEAVGSIGIVVALALTELSSTSAIMQALPLAIVLGAALFLGEPVGWRRWSAIIAGFLGVLLVIRPGLAGFQPVSLMALLAVLGLAARDIATRRVPAHIHSDQLAASAFFAILIASVLMALALGQDFVMPSPRQWLLFLACITVGVGGYALLVTATRLGEASALAPYRYARLVFALILAFLVFGERPDAPTLTGAAIIVASGCYTMWREAALRRRRLREAGFVTAA; this is encoded by the coding sequence ATGGTCACCGAAAACTTCCGTGGCGCGATCCTGATGGTCGTCTCGATGGTGCTCTTCGCCTTCGAGGACATGTTCATCAAGCTGCTTGCGGCCGAACTGCCCTATGCGCAGGTGCTGGGCCTGATCGGGCTTCTGGGCTTCCTGGCCTTCGGCGCCATGCTGAAGCTCAGGGGCGGGCGGCTGTTCACCCGCGACCTGATCCGCCCCATCGTGCTGTTCCGCGGGTTGATGGAGGCGGTGGGCTCGATCGGCATCGTCGTGGCGCTGGCGCTGACGGAACTTTCCTCGACCTCGGCGATCATGCAGGCGCTGCCCCTGGCCATCGTGCTGGGCGCGGCGCTGTTTCTGGGCGAGCCGGTCGGCTGGCGGCGCTGGAGCGCGATCATCGCCGGCTTCCTCGGCGTGCTGCTGGTGATCCGGCCGGGGCTGGCGGGGTTCCAGCCGGTGTCGCTGATGGCGCTGCTGGCGGTGCTGGGGTTGGCGGCGCGCGACATCGCCACCCGCCGCGTGCCGGCGCATATCCATTCCGACCAGCTGGCCGCCTCGGCCTTCTTCGCCATCCTGATCGCCTCGGTGCTGATGGCGCTGGCGCTGGGGCAGGACTTCGTCATGCCCAGCCCGCGGCAATGGCTGCTGTTCCTGGCCTGCATCACCGTCGGCGTCGGGGGTTATGCGCTGCTGGTGACCGCCACCCGGCTGGGCGAGGCCTCGGCGCTCGCCCCCTATCGCTATGCGCGGTTGGTCTTCGCCCTGATCCTCGCCTTCCTGGTCTTTGGCGAGCGTCCGGATGCGCCGACGCTGACCGGCGCCGCGATCATCGTCGCCTCGGGCTGCTACACCATGTGGCGCGAGGCCGCGCTGCGCCGCCGCCGGCTGCGCGAGGCCGGTTTCGTCACCGCCGCATGA
- a CDS encoding NAD-dependent deacylase, producing MRITVLTGAGISAESGIRTFRATDGLWEAHRIEDVATPEGFRRDPVLVHRFYNMRRADAARAQPNAAHRALARLAQHHQVTLVTQNVDDLHERGGSPEVIHMHGSLLGALCAGCGHRWPAALVMRALDPCPGCGKALTRPDIVWFGEIPYHMERIWAAVEQAEIFAAIGTSGQVYPAAGLAQHARRAGARTVELNLAASAVAGDFAEHRTGPATEMVPAWVDALCG from the coding sequence ATGCGGATCACCGTCCTGACCGGGGCCGGCATCTCGGCCGAAAGCGGGATCCGCACCTTCCGCGCCACGGACGGCCTGTGGGAAGCGCATCGCATCGAGGATGTGGCCACGCCCGAGGGCTTCCGGCGCGACCCCGTGCTGGTGCATCGCTTTTACAACATGCGCCGCGCCGATGCCGCCCGCGCCCAGCCCAATGCCGCGCATCGCGCGCTGGCCCGGCTGGCGCAGCATCACCAGGTCACGCTGGTTACCCAGAACGTCGACGATTTGCACGAACGCGGCGGCTCGCCCGAAGTGATCCACATGCATGGCAGCCTGCTGGGCGCGCTCTGCGCCGGCTGCGGGCATCGCTGGCCGGCGGCGCTGGTGATGCGGGCGCTGGACCCCTGCCCCGGCTGCGGCAAGGCGCTGACCCGACCCGACATCGTCTGGTTCGGCGAGATTCCCTATCACATGGAGCGGATCTGGGCGGCGGTCGAACAGGCCGAGATCTTCGCCGCCATCGGCACCTCCGGCCAGGTCTATCCGGCTGCCGGGCTCGCGCAGCACGCCCGCCGCGCCGGCGCCCGCACGGTGGAACTGAACCTGGCCGCCTCGGCCGTCGCAGGCGATTTCGCCGAGCACCGCACCGGCCCCGCGACCGAGATGGTGCCGGCCTGGGTGGACGCGCTCTGCGGCTGA
- a CDS encoding alpha-D-glucose phosphate-specific phosphoglucomutase: MTVHTVPTKPIAGQKPGTSGLRKKTPVFMQPHYLENFVQAIWNGTGGAAGKTYVLGGDGRYFGDRAAQVILRMAAASGAKKVIVGQGALLSTPAASHLIRLRGADGGIIMSASHNPGGPTEDFGVKYNIGNGGPAPEPVTEAIFGATKTLTEYRILDAQDVDLSRPGITTLGGMEIEVVDPVADYAELMRSIFDFGKIRALFADGFRIRFDAMHAVTGPYARAILEGELGAPAGSVVNAVPSPDFGGGHPDPNPIWAKELMDAMFGPDAPDFGAASDGDGDRNMIVGRNCYVTPSDSLAVLAANATLVPAYAGGLKGVARSMPTSRALDRVAESLGVACYETPTGWKFFGNLLDAGRATLCGEESAGTGSDHVREKDGLWAVLFWLNLLAERRQSVAEIMQDHWTQYGRNYYSRHDYETVDAGAAGELMAALRARLADLPGQTAAGLRIEAADEFAYDDPVDGSRTEGQGLRILTEGGGRIVLRLSGTGTEGATLRVYLERVETDPARMQDEPQGALAGIIAAADEIAGIRERTGRTQPDVIT; the protein is encoded by the coding sequence ATGACCGTTCACACCGTCCCGACCAAGCCCATCGCGGGGCAAAAGCCCGGCACCTCGGGCCTGCGCAAGAAGACCCCGGTCTTCATGCAGCCGCATTACCTGGAAAACTTCGTGCAGGCGATCTGGAACGGCACCGGCGGCGCCGCGGGCAAGACCTATGTGCTGGGCGGCGACGGGCGCTATTTCGGCGACCGCGCCGCGCAGGTCATCCTGCGCATGGCGGCGGCCAGCGGCGCGAAGAAGGTGATCGTCGGGCAGGGCGCGCTGCTTTCCACCCCCGCCGCCTCGCACCTGATCCGGCTGCGCGGGGCGGATGGCGGCATCATCATGTCCGCCAGCCACAATCCCGGCGGCCCGACCGAGGATTTCGGCGTCAAATACAATATCGGCAATGGCGGCCCGGCCCCCGAGCCGGTGACCGAGGCGATCTTCGGGGCCACCAAGACCCTGACCGAATACCGTATCCTCGACGCGCAGGACGTCGACCTGTCCCGGCCGGGCATCACGACCCTGGGCGGCATGGAGATCGAGGTCGTCGATCCCGTCGCCGACTATGCCGAGCTGATGCGCTCGATCTTCGACTTCGGCAAGATCCGCGCGCTGTTCGCGGACGGCTTCCGCATCCGCTTCGACGCCATGCACGCGGTGACCGGCCCCTATGCCAGGGCGATCCTGGAAGGCGAGCTGGGCGCGCCCGCGGGCTCGGTGGTGAATGCCGTCCCGAGCCCGGATTTCGGCGGCGGCCATCCCGATCCGAACCCGATCTGGGCCAAGGAGCTGATGGATGCGATGTTCGGCCCCGACGCGCCGGATTTCGGCGCCGCCTCGGATGGCGACGGCGACCGCAACATGATCGTCGGCCGCAACTGCTATGTCACGCCCTCGGACAGCCTTGCGGTGCTGGCGGCGAATGCGACGCTGGTCCCGGCCTATGCCGGCGGGCTGAAGGGGGTGGCGCGGTCCATGCCGACCTCGCGGGCGCTGGACCGGGTGGCGGAAAGCCTGGGCGTGGCCTGCTACGAGACGCCGACCGGCTGGAAGTTCTTCGGCAACCTGCTCGATGCCGGCCGCGCCACGCTTTGCGGCGAGGAAAGCGCCGGCACCGGCTCGGACCATGTGCGGGAAAAGGACGGGCTTTGGGCGGTGCTGTTCTGGCTGAACCTGCTGGCCGAGCGCCGGCAGTCGGTGGCCGAGATCATGCAGGACCACTGGACGCAATACGGCCGCAACTACTATTCCCGCCACGATTACGAGACTGTGGATGCCGGCGCCGCCGGCGAGCTGATGGCGGCGCTGCGCGCGCGCCTGGCCGATCTGCCGGGCCAGACCGCCGCCGGGCTGCGCATCGAGGCGGCGGACGAGTTCGCCTATGACGACCCGGTGGACGGCTCGCGCACCGAAGGCCAGGGCCTGCGCATCCTGACCGAGGGCGGCGGGCGCATCGTGCTGCGGCTCTCGGGCACCGGGACGGAGGGCGCGACGCTGCGCGTCTACCTGGAGCGGGTCGAGACCGACCCGGCCCGGATGCAGGACGAGCCGCAGGGCGCGCTGGCCGGGATCATCGCCGCCGCCGACGAGATCGCCGGCATCCGCGAGCGCACCGGCCGCACCCAGCCCGACGTCATCACCTGA
- a CDS encoding TraR/DksA C4-type zinc finger protein: protein MDLNARKATLAARREAIVADLARIRDELDAPLPQDWGEAAVEQEDDEVLQALGNAEQAELRRIDAALRRMEEGEYGFCTRCGDTVQPARLDLLPDTPFCAGCAPRG from the coding sequence ATGGATCTGAATGCCCGCAAGGCCACTCTTGCTGCGCGCCGCGAGGCTATCGTCGCCGATCTTGCCCGCATCCGGGACGAGCTCGACGCCCCGCTGCCGCAGGATTGGGGAGAGGCCGCCGTCGAGCAGGAGGATGACGAGGTCCTTCAAGCCCTTGGCAATGCCGAACAGGCCGAGTTGCGCCGGATCGACGCCGCCCTTCGCCGCATGGAAGAGGGCGAATACGGGTTCTGCACGCGCTGCGGCGACACCGTCCAGCCGGCAAGGCTGGACCTGCTGCCCGATACGCCGTTTTGCGCCGGCTGCGCGCCGCGGGGCTAA
- a CDS encoding alpha/beta fold hydrolase has translation MMLNTTVTGTDSDRPPVLLAHGLFGSGRNLGGLARRLAETRRVISVDMRNHGDSFHDPDHGYPALAGDLAEVIAAQGGQADVLGHSMGGKAAMMLALTRPELLRRLVVLDIAPFAYGHSQSDHIDAMEAVDLTGLRLRSEADARLAERIADPGVRAFLLQSLDLKADPPRWKFNLSALRDQMPRLTGWPDVPKGSFAGPALFLAGAESDYCRAPQVQAIREHFPQAEIRVIPGAGHWLHADRPAEIAEAVAEFLD, from the coding sequence ATGATGCTGAACACGACCGTCACAGGAACAGATTCGGATCGGCCGCCGGTGCTGCTGGCACATGGGCTGTTCGGTTCGGGGCGCAATCTGGGCGGCCTTGCCCGCCGGCTGGCCGAGACCCGGCGGGTGATCTCGGTCGACATGCGCAACCATGGCGACAGCTTCCACGACCCCGATCACGGCTATCCCGCCCTGGCGGGCGACCTGGCCGAGGTGATCGCCGCGCAGGGCGGCCAGGCGGACGTCCTGGGCCATTCGATGGGGGGCAAGGCCGCGATGATGCTGGCGCTGACCCGCCCGGAGCTGCTGCGCCGCCTGGTGGTCCTGGACATCGCGCCCTTTGCCTATGGCCACAGCCAGAGCGACCATATCGATGCGATGGAAGCGGTGGACCTGACCGGCCTGCGCCTGCGCTCCGAAGCCGATGCGCGGCTGGCCGAACGGATCGCCGATCCGGGCGTGCGGGCCTTTCTGCTGCAATCGCTGGATCTGAAGGCCGATCCGCCGCGCTGGAAGTTCAACCTGTCCGCGCTGCGCGACCAGATGCCCCGGCTGACCGGCTGGCCCGACGTTCCCAAGGGCAGCTTTGCCGGTCCGGCCCTGTTCCTTGCCGGCGCGGAGTCGGACTATTGCCGGGCGCCGCAGGTCCAGGCGATCCGCGAGCATTTCCCGCAGGCCGAGATCCGCGTCATTCCCGGCGCCGGGCATTGGCTCCATGCCGACCGCCCGGCCGAGATTGCCGAGGCGGTCGCGGAATTTCTGGACTGA
- a CDS encoding heavy-metal-associated domain-containing protein — protein MKFRVEDMSCGHCTAAIEKAVAEAGGRAACDLPSRSVAVEGLDAARAEQVIREAGYTPQPA, from the coding sequence ATGAAATTCCGCGTCGAGGATATGAGCTGCGGCCATTGCACCGCCGCCATCGAAAAGGCGGTGGCCGAGGCGGGGGGCCGGGCCGCCTGCGACCTGCCTTCGCGCAGCGTCGCGGTCGAGGGGCTGGATGCCGCCCGCGCCGAGCAGGTGATTCGCGAGGCGGGCTATACTCCACAGCCCGCCTGA
- the lepA gene encoding translation elongation factor 4, with amino-acid sequence MTDLDLIRNFSIVAHIDHGKSTLADRLIQLTGTVAERDMKAQLLDSMDIERERGITIKANTVRIEYPAKDGRTYVLNLIDTPGHVDFAYEVSRSMRAVEGSLLVVDATQGVEAQTLANVYQAIDAGHEIVPVLNKIDLPAAEPDRVKEQIEDVIGIDAHDAIEISAKTGLGIPDVLEAIVTRLPAPKGDRDAPLKAMLVDSWYDPYLGVVVMIRVMDGVIRKGDRIRMMQTNAVYGIDKLAVLRPQMQDIAELGPGEIGVLTASIKQVRDTRVGDTITHERKGTDKPLPGFKPAQPVVFCGLFPVDANDFEALRDAIEKLALNDASFSYEMETSAALGFGFRCGFLGLLHLEVIRDRLEREYDLDLITTAPSVVFRLHMRDGEVRELHNPADMPDLTYVDHIEEPRIKATIMVPDEYLGDVLKLCQDRRGIQMDLTYAGNRAMVVYDLPLAEVVFDFYDRLKSVTKGYASFDYQISEYREDYLVKMSILVNDEPVDALSIMVHRDRAESRGRAMVEKLKELIPRHMFKIPIQAAIGSRVIARETLSAMRKDVTAKCYGGDATRKKKLLEKQKAGKKKMRQFGKVEIPQTAFIQALKMDG; translated from the coding sequence ATGACCGACCTTGACCTCATCCGCAATTTCTCGATCGTGGCCCATATCGACCACGGCAAATCCACCCTGGCCGACCGGCTGATCCAACTGACGGGCACGGTCGCCGAACGCGACATGAAGGCCCAGCTGCTCGACAGCATGGATATCGAGCGAGAGCGGGGCATCACCATCAAGGCCAACACCGTGCGCATCGAATATCCGGCGAAGGACGGGCGCACCTATGTGCTGAACCTGATCGACACCCCCGGCCATGTGGACTTCGCCTATGAGGTCAGCCGAAGCATGCGCGCGGTCGAGGGCAGCCTGCTGGTCGTGGACGCGACGCAGGGGGTCGAGGCGCAGACGCTGGCCAATGTCTATCAGGCCATCGATGCCGGGCACGAGATCGTGCCGGTGCTGAACAAGATCGACCTGCCCGCCGCCGAGCCCGACCGCGTCAAGGAGCAGATCGAGGACGTGATCGGCATCGATGCCCATGACGCCATCGAGATCTCGGCCAAGACGGGGCTGGGCATTCCCGACGTGCTGGAAGCCATCGTCACCCGCCTGCCGGCCCCCAAGGGCGACCGCGATGCGCCGCTGAAGGCGATGCTGGTCGATTCGTGGTATGACCCCTATCTGGGCGTCGTGGTGATGATCCGCGTCATGGACGGGGTGATCCGCAAGGGCGACCGCATCCGCATGATGCAGACCAATGCCGTCTACGGCATCGACAAGCTCGCCGTGCTGCGTCCGCAGATGCAGGACATCGCCGAGCTTGGCCCGGGCGAGATCGGTGTGCTGACCGCCTCGATCAAGCAGGTGCGCGACACCCGCGTCGGCGACACCATCACGCATGAGCGCAAGGGCACCGATAAGCCGCTGCCGGGCTTCAAGCCCGCCCAGCCGGTGGTGTTCTGCGGCCTCTTCCCGGTCGATGCCAACGACTTCGAGGCGTTGCGCGACGCCATCGAGAAGCTCGCGCTGAACGATGCGAGCTTCTCCTACGAGATGGAGACCTCGGCCGCGCTCGGCTTCGGCTTCCGCTGCGGCTTCCTGGGCTTGCTGCACCTGGAAGTGATCCGCGACCGGCTGGAGCGCGAATACGACCTGGACCTGATCACCACCGCGCCCTCGGTGGTGTTCCGGCTGCACATGCGCGACGGCGAGGTGCGCGAGCTGCACAACCCCGCCGACATGCCCGACCTGACCTATGTCGACCATATCGAGGAGCCGCGCATCAAGGCCACGATCATGGTGCCCGACGAATACCTGGGCGACGTGCTCAAGCTCTGCCAGGACCGTCGCGGCATCCAGATGGACCTGACCTATGCCGGCAACCGTGCCATGGTGGTCTATGACCTGCCGCTGGCCGAGGTGGTGTTCGACTTCTACGACCGGCTGAAATCCGTGACCAAGGGCTATGCCAGCTTCGACTACCAGATCAGCGAATACCGCGAGGATTATCTGGTGAAGATGTCGATCCTGGTGAACGATGAGCCGGTGGACGCGCTGTCGATCATGGTGCATCGCGACCGCGCCGAATCGCGCGGCCGGGCGATGGTGGAAAAGCTCAAGGAGCTGATCCCGCGGCACATGTTCAAGATCCCGATCCAGGCGGCCATCGGCAGCCGCGTCATCGCGCGCGAGACGCTGTCGGCGATGCGCAAGGACGTGACCGCGAAATGCTACGGCGGCGACGCGACGCGCAAGAAGAAGCTGCTGGAGAAGCAGAAGGCCGGCAAGAAGAAGATGCGCCAGTTCGGCAAGGTCGAGATCCCGCAGACCGCCTTCATCCAGGCGCTGAAGATGGACGGCTGA
- a CDS encoding 4-alpha-glucanotransferase — protein MTDPRLTLAGRMGVLPGFHDLAGRWRETSVETAVALLAAMGLAVPTAAEAQAALDDHADRLPQDVICAAGARPDLAVGDWRLTFEDGTEAEGNGPLPELPLGIHRLRAGGRDYTLLAAPPRLPGPARCWGLVAPLYGISESGIGSYADLAVLAKGMGRQGAAFLGINPVHAGFPTEPQLFSPYTPSHRRRLNVIHLPGGPGTPGPRIDYARDIPARMAALRAEYDAFPGDPGFDAWQAAEGEGLQRFALHQALSARLGAFWGDWPATLASPDTPAAIAARAELAGEMRFHAWLQWRAERALAAAGQAARDGGMAHGLYLDLAVGTHPFGAETWEDRASFAFGASLGAPPDAFAPQGQNWSLAPFNPTGLRAQAYAPLAETLRRQLQFAGVLRIDHILGFERAYWVPDAAPGAYVAMPRDAMLAVARIEAARAGNAVIVGEDLGNIPDGLREALAVSGILGCRVAMFEREGWHPPAFRPAESYDRDAIASFSTHDLPTWRGWRQGADVEARARIAGQETAAGQQERAEEVAAFDRLLPDPGIDALHGFLARTPSRLVAVQAELLLDMADQPNLPGTVGEYPNWQLRLPVAAGDFPALPSVARTASIMRDHER, from the coding sequence ATGACTGATCCGCGCCTGACCCTGGCCGGGCGCATGGGCGTGCTGCCGGGCTTTCACGACCTTGCCGGGCGATGGCGCGAGACCTCGGTCGAGACGGCGGTGGCGCTGCTGGCTGCCATGGGCCTTGCCGTGCCCACCGCGGCCGAGGCGCAGGCGGCGCTGGACGACCATGCCGACCGCCTGCCGCAGGACGTGATCTGCGCCGCCGGTGCGCGCCCGGACCTGGCCGTCGGCGACTGGCGGCTGACCTTCGAGGATGGCACCGAGGCCGAGGGAAACGGCCCGCTGCCCGAGCTGCCGCTGGGCATCCACCGCCTGCGGGCCGGGGGCCGGGACTATACGCTGCTCGCCGCGCCGCCGCGCCTGCCGGGGCCGGCGCGCTGCTGGGGGCTGGTCGCGCCGCTCTACGGCATCTCGGAAAGCGGGATCGGCAGCTATGCCGACCTTGCGGTGCTGGCCAAGGGGATGGGCCGGCAAGGGGCGGCATTCCTCGGCATCAACCCGGTCCATGCCGGCTTTCCGACCGAGCCGCAGCTGTTCAGCCCCTATACCCCCTCGCATCGCCGGCGGCTGAACGTGATCCACCTGCCCGGCGGCCCCGGCACCCCCGGCCCGCGCATCGACTATGCCCGCGACATCCCGGCCCGCATGGCGGCGCTGCGGGCGGAATACGACGCCTTTCCCGGCGATCCCGGTTTCGACGCCTGGCAGGCGGCGGAGGGCGAGGGCCTGCAACGCTTCGCCCTGCATCAGGCGCTCTCGGCCCGGCTGGGGGCCTTCTGGGGCGACTGGCCGGCGACCCTCGCCTCGCCCGACACGCCCGCCGCCATCGCTGCGCGGGCGGAACTGGCCGGCGAGATGCGCTTTCACGCCTGGCTGCAATGGCGGGCCGAGCGGGCCTTGGCGGCGGCCGGGCAGGCGGCGCGCGACGGCGGCATGGCGCATGGGCTCTATCTCGACCTCGCTGTCGGCACCCATCCCTTCGGCGCCGAAACATGGGAGGACCGCGCGAGCTTCGCCTTCGGCGCCTCGCTCGGCGCGCCGCCCGATGCCTTCGCCCCGCAGGGGCAGAACTGGAGCCTCGCGCCCTTCAACCCCACGGGCCTGCGTGCCCAAGCCTATGCGCCGCTGGCCGAAACCCTGCGCCGCCAGCTGCAATTCGCCGGCGTGCTGCGCATCGACCACATCCTGGGCTTCGAGCGCGCCTATTGGGTGCCTGATGCCGCGCCCGGCGCCTATGTCGCCATGCCGCGCGACGCCATGCTGGCCGTGGCCCGGATCGAGGCGGCGCGCGCCGGCAATGCGGTGATCGTCGGCGAGGATCTGGGCAACATCCCCGACGGCCTGCGCGAGGCGCTGGCGGTTTCCGGCATCCTCGGCTGCCGCGTGGCGATGTTCGAGCGCGAGGGCTGGCATCCGCCCGCCTTCCGCCCGGCCGAATCCTATGACCGGGACGCCATCGCCAGCTTCTCGACCCACGACCTGCCGACCTGGCGCGGCTGGCGGCAGGGCGCCGACGTCGAGGCCCGCGCCCGCATCGCCGGGCAGGAAACCGCCGCCGGGCAGCAAGAACGCGCCGAGGAGGTCGCCGCCTTCGACCGGCTGCTGCCCGATCCCGGTATCGATGCGCTGCACGGCTTCCTGGCCCGCACGCCGTCGCGTCTGGTGGCGGTGCAGGCGGAACTGCTGCTCGACATGGCCGACCAGCCGAACCTGCCCGGCACGGTCGGCGAATATCCGAACTGGCAACTGCGCCTGCCGGTGGCGGCCGGGGATTTCCCGGCATTGCCCTCGGTCGCGCGGACTGCCAGCATCATGCGCGACCACGAACGCTAA
- a CDS encoding entericidin A/B family lipoprotein → MQRILHAVPVLALLALAACQTVQGAGRDIQSAGQVITRESHEAQSGM, encoded by the coding sequence ATGCAACGAATCCTTCATGCGGTGCCTGTGCTTGCCCTGCTTGCTCTGGCCGCCTGCCAGACGGTGCAGGGGGCGGGACGCGACATTCAGAGCGCGGGTCAGGTGATCACGCGGGAAAGCCACGAGGCCCAATCCGGCATGTGA